The window TCCGAAGGGCGCTTTGCGAGGTAAAGCTCCCAGAGGGTGATCATGACCGCCTGGGAGAGATTGAAGGACTCCCCCTCGGGCTCGGCCGGGAGGACGAGATGTTCCTGGCAAAGGTTCAGTTCGCTGGTTTCGAGGCCCTTGTCCTCTGAGCCGAAGATGAGGGCGGTGCGGGTCTGGGCCGCCCGGCGGAGGAGGAGGGCCGCATCTTCGCGCACATCTGTCGTGGGCTTGCGCCTTCGCCCGAGCCGGCGCGAGGCGCCGATGAGCCGGCCGCAGTCGCGGGTGGCATCCGCCAGGGTGGCATGGTGCGTCGCCGCGTAAAGGATGTCCTTGGCCGACATGGCCATCGAGCGCGCCTCAATGCTCTTCGCGGTGCAGCGGGGGGCGACGAGGCGCAGATCGCTCAGGCCGAAATGCGCCATCGCCCGCGCAATGGCGCCCACGTTGCCCGCCCCCTTGGGGCGGACCAGAATGACGGCGAATTGTCCCTCGGAATCGAGGGGGGTGCGCATGTTCACGTTTCGGGCTCTCCCCGCGGGATGGGTCCGCCGCAGCGGAAACTCCGCCAGCGGTGGAAAGTTTTATACCGGCATTTCCGCTTCCTAGGAAGCCGGGTGGAGCGGTCTTTCCGCGGGCGGCCTCCGTTTTTCGAGAAAGCGCTCCACCGCTTCGGCGACCTGTTCGGGCGAGATCTCGTCCAAGCAGTAGTTGTGGCCCCGGTGGCAATGATCCCGCGTGAAGTAGAGCGGGCAGGGGCTGCATTCGAGGCGGCGGTAGAAAAAAACGGATTCGCTCCCGCGCGCCCCCGATATCTCGGGGGATGTGGGCCCGAAGATGGCGACGACGGGCACTCCCGCGGCGGCGGCCAGGTGCATCGGGCCGCTGTCGTTTCCCAGGAAGCAGTCCACCGCGCCCAGGATGCCCAGAAGGGTTTCGAGCGGGGCCGGGGGCCAGAGAAGAATCGGCTGGGTCCGGCAGGCGGCCCGGATTTTTTCGATGATCGCCAAATCGCCGGGCCCTCCGGCCAGCGCGGCGCGGGCGCCGCCCTCCTGGAGGCGGTCGATCACTTTCGAGAAATTCGATTCCTCCCATCGCTTCGGCGGCCATTTCGCCCCTGGGTGGACGAGGACCAGCGGGGCGCTTCCCGGGGTGAACCCTTTTTCCGCGAGGGCGGCGCCCGCGCGGGCCCGCGCGCTCTCGCCCGGGGCGAGCTTCCAGCCGGTCTCGAAGTTCGCCGCGCCCACGGCGCGGGCCATGGCGTTCAGCCGTTCGGAGATGTGGGAGGATTCCTCCACTTCCCACTCGTGGGTGTAGAAGTGTCCCAGCCCCTCGGCGGAGAAGAAGCCGAAGCGGTTGGTTTTGCGAAAGCCGAGGCGGACCGGGGCGCCGCTCAGCCAGACGGCGGCGCCCGAGTGAAAGAGGCCGGTGAAGTCGATCGCCAGCGAAAATCCTTCTGCCCGGATGGCCCGCATCTCCCGAAGCCACGCGCCGGCGTTTTTCAACAAAGACGCACCGCGCATGAGAAAGCCGCAGGGGAGCGCGCGGACCCGGTCCACGCCCGGGATGGCGCTCGCCAGGGGGGCGATGCCGCTTTGTACGAGCAGGTGGATTTCCGCTTCGGGGAACCTTAGGCGAAGCGCCCCGATGGCGGGTGTCGCCATCAGGAGATCGCCGATGGCGTCCAGCCGGATCAGCAGAATTTTTCCGATCACATCGAGGCGGCCCGCATCGGGCGGAACGCCGGTGAAGGGGGGCCGCGCGAGGAGGCCGGTCAGCCGGTGAAAAAGATAAGGCAGCGAGCGGAGTATTTGTCCTGCGATGCGGCGAAAAGCCATGGATTTTCTGCATCCTGTGTCGGGGCGGTTCTCTCTTGCCCGGTGCGTGTCCTCCTGCCGGGGCCGGCGGCGGCCGGCCGATTCTAGAGGGAGATTGTACACGCTTGAATGCAGGAGCGGACAGAAGCGGGTCCCGGCGGGTGCGCGCCCCGGAGATTCCAGCTTAAATAGGGAGTTTCGGCGGATTTTGTCCGAAATCAAAACAGGGGGACTTGACGGATACCGGACTGCTGGGAGAATACTATGTTGTAGAGGTTTTCATCTGCTTTTGGGCTCTCACTAAAGGGGGAGAAGTGTGCTTTATTCGCGGCCTTGTGAATATGCAATCCGGGCGCTCACCTATTTGGGGAGCATGCCCCAGGATGAGAAGATCCGGGTGCAGGAAATCGCCCAGTCCGAGGGTTTGCCCGCGCCGTTTCTGGCCAAGGTGCTCCAGCAATTGACGCGCGCGGGAATTCTCAACTCGGTCAAGGGGCCGCGCGGGGGATTCGGGTTTGCGCGGCCGCCGCAGGAGATCACGGTCTACGAAGTGGTGGCGGCCGTGGACGGCACCGAAGCTTTTGGCCGCTGCGCGGTGGGCTTGGCCGAGTGCTCGGATGAGGCGTCATGCCCGCTTCACGATACATGGAAGCCCCTCCGCCTTGAGAT of the bacterium genome contains:
- a CDS encoding Rrf2 family transcriptional regulator → MLYSRPCEYAIRALTYLGSMPQDEKIRVQEIAQSEGLPAPFLAKVLQQLTRAGILNSVKGPRGGFGFARPPQEITVYEVVAAVDGTEAFGRCAVGLAECSDEASCPLHDTWKPLRLEIQEYLAGLKISDLTVAWLRKKELIGQGGGIRGLSLD
- a CDS encoding glycosyltransferase family 9 protein, translating into MAFRRIAGQILRSLPYLFHRLTGLLARPPFTGVPPDAGRLDVIGKILLIRLDAIGDLLMATPAIGALRLRFPEAEIHLLVQSGIAPLASAIPGVDRVRALPCGFLMRGASLLKNAGAWLREMRAIRAEGFSLAIDFTGLFHSGAAVWLSGAPVRLGFRKTNRFGFFSAEGLGHFYTHEWEVEESSHISERLNAMARAVGAANFETGWKLAPGESARARAGAALAEKGFTPGSAPLVLVHPGAKWPPKRWEESNFSKVIDRLQEGGARAALAGGPGDLAIIEKIRAACRTQPILLWPPAPLETLLGILGAVDCFLGNDSGPMHLAAAAGVPVVAIFGPTSPEISGARGSESVFFYRRLECSPCPLYFTRDHCHRGHNYCLDEISPEQVAEAVERFLEKRRPPAERPLHPAS
- a CDS encoding RNA methyltransferase — protein: MRTPLDSEGQFAVILVRPKGAGNVGAIARAMAHFGLSDLRLVAPRCTAKSIEARSMAMSAKDILYAATHHATLADATRDCGRLIGASRRLGRRRKPTTDVREDAALLLRRAAQTRTALIFGSEDKGLETSELNLCQEHLVLPAEPEGESFNLSQAVMITLWELYLAKRPSEAESTQRELAPRDEVEGLLAHFRAAMEWIGFVPHHDPHRVVRSFRRLLDRGEPDSREVRMMRGVLRQMQWKINHILSRPSGDFQPLPGAAEEEVSSAPRRESDA